One genomic window of Nicotiana sylvestris chromosome 10, ASM39365v2, whole genome shotgun sequence includes the following:
- the LOC138879081 gene encoding uncharacterized protein, with translation MKGHTIDECHSLKDKIQALIDNKINVAKEPALNVYNNPLLDHMGGGVHMIEIEDDWDPEGSIGLIVEGDYPKKQIVPLNLIVVQIQPSGDAEVNMSVLFEFEPTSSTKTPAPIEVEFASPASAPPPFEVAILPPKAHAPFKVKIVVPIPLVMSTMTPFHTKVIPWDYTAEARRKGKGRFEETVAAQGMTRTGRVYTPEHLAESSKQASNRSPIIDTGPDDLWRKIQAKEYSVIDQLNKTPTQISILALLQNSEARKNALLKVLSEAYMPNNITGREMANMVGHVLESHKITFHEDELPPERLGHNKALHITVQCEDYFITRILIDGGSSLNICPLVTLKKLGKGLHEINDGAINMKAFDVSQRSTIGEISLCLRMGPTWFDVDFQVIDMPASYNLLLGRPWIHAAGAIASTLHQAIKFEGNHQEVIIHGEGSNPIYSR, from the coding sequence atgaaagggcacaccatcgacgaatgtcattccttgaaagacaagatccaagctttgattgacaacaaaattaaTGTGGCCAAGGAACCCGCTCTGAATGTCTACAATAACCCTCTGCTAGACCACatgggtggaggcgttcacatgattgaaatagaggatgattgggatcccgagggatcgatCGGTTTGATCGTAGAAGGTGATTACCCAAAGAAGCAAATAGTTCCTCTTAATTTGATCGTGGTCCAGATTCAGCCctctggggatgccgaggtaaataTGTCAGTGCTATTTGAGTTTGAACCAACGTCATCTacaaagacaccagcaccaattgaggttgaattcgcgTCTCCAGCAAGTGCACCCCCACCATTCGAAGTTGCCATtctaccacccaaggcacatgctccgttcAAAGTGAAGATAGTCGTGCCGATTCCATTGGTGATGTCAACCATGACACCCTTCCACACAAAGGtcataccatgggactatacagcggAGGCAAGAAGAAAGGGCAAGGgtaggttcgaggaaactgttgccgcacagggtatgacgcgaactggtagggtttataccccggaacacctagctgagtcaagtAAGCAAGCCTCCAATCGGTCACCCATCATTGATACAggtccagatgatctttggagaaagatacaggccaaggaatactcggtcatcgaccagttgaacaaaacaccgacgCAAAtttccatacttgctttgctacaaaattctgaggcacgcaagaatgctctgttgaaagtgctgagtgaagcatacatgCCAAACAACATCACTGGCagggaaatggccaacatggtcggacaTGTAttagaaagtcacaaaattacttttcatgaggatgagctaccacctgaaagGTTAGGACACAACAAAGCGCTGcatatcactgtgcaatgcgaagactacttcatcaccaggatcctgattgacgggggttctagtctcaacatttgtccgctggtaacactcaagaagttgggtaagggatTGCACGAGATAAACGATGGAGCCATAAACATGAAAGCTTTCGACgtttcccaaaggtccaccattggggagattagtctatgTTTGcgaatggggccaacttggttcgatgttgatttccaagtgatagacatgccagcatcttacaatttgctattgggaaggccatggattcatgctgccggagccatagcatcaacactgcatcaggcaatAAAATTCGAagggaatcaccaggaagtgatcattcacggcgagggtagcaatcctatatacagtcgctAA